The genomic interval GTTTGGCGTCACGATTGCCGTTCTCTCGTGATGCTAAATGGTGTTGAAACTGACACCTGGACTTGAGTGTGCATTTGTGTGCGTATTCCCAAGGCCGATCTAAGCGGATCGCTAATTTGATCAAGCGAGATTTTAGAGCATCGACCCTAAGCATTCCATCCGCTTGTAAGGACGATAACCTTACTTCTCGTGGCTTTGTATCTTGAAACATCGAACGTGTTAAGCTTCCGTGTTGAACATGAATTCGTTCGAACTATTAAACCACGAGGAGCCAACTTGAAAGAGTTTCTGTCAATGTCCTGAAGTGCAAATATTCCCTCGAGTATCTTTCACGAAGGATTTCTCAATTTTTATGTGCCCTTTGCTGGAGATTTTATTAGTCCTCCCTATCTGcctttgttggtttttttgtgCACGTTTGCCATTCTGAAGGTCTTTTTATTCTCCAAACGAGACAAACGCCTGTtcgaaaatattcaaaattgcatCTAAAGAATGCATTTGTCAACTATCAAGCCTCACAAATACAATCAGTCACCCCTTTTTAATGCTTCAGCTTGCTGGGCTTCCTTGCTATTCATGAGATACGGCAGAAGAAGCTTAGTACTCTGTCGGACTTACTTAGTTATTTTTCCTTTCGAAGAATTGACACTTGTGGATTGGAGTGATAAAAAAGAATATATTAGATTTGAAACGATCACCACTGGATTCCACCTTGTCATCACTGACGTGACGCTCAAGACGTTTCTTCCTTTCGAAGAAATGCATTGCATATTCTATCTCTTCCCCTCTATTACTAGTATAGACATACACTGTGTTCTGTGAGCGCAATAGGTGTCGTCGAGCTCATTCATGATCAAGCAAGCTTGTGCACTTTCTTATTGTGATTTGTAAACGGCTTTTGAGATCACCATTTCTAAATTCAATTCTTAACACAAGTCTGAACACGAGGCACGTGACGTCGGAGAAATAGAgactttttccattatttAGCTGTTTGGTAGAAGAGTCGGAAAGCTTTCCTCTCATATAATAAGAATAATCCACATCATATGAGCGAtacaaaacaatacaaaacaATGGGCGAGAAGCTCGGAGAATTTTACCCCACCAACGATGGTTCCGTTACAATGTACTTAATGTCTAGGGATCAGATTGTTCGAGGTGTGCTCACTGTCCACATTACTGTACTTACGTACGATCCAATTGACCTTGTGAAAATATACTCTAAGTCTTTGTTGGGTCAGAAGGAGGGATTGTGTCATGGACATGGAAAGGGTCTTTTCATGTTCTTAGTTAGATCTCATCCAACATCAAAGCAGTGTCTCTAGGAATTGCCTTTTAGTTGTATACTGTCTAAGGAACACACATACTTTCCGAATATAAATCGGGTGAATCCAATTTCGTTAACGACTTTGCCCAAGgactttttcttcgtcttcttcttaaGGCTACACTACCAAACTGGtcttgttgttccaatttagATTTGTGACCCGTACAAGGGATAAATAGGATTTCGCtcattgaattcaaaaagCAAACTCATTTTCCAGGTACTTTCACACCATGAATAGCGAACGGGAGATAAAGCAGGAGAAAACCGTCGAcgaggaggatgaggaggatcaAGAGATGTAcaaagacgacgaggacgacgacgatgagcGGGGGAATCCTACGGAATGCAACTTTTGTAACAAGTTTTTTCCCAATGCGTCTGACCTTGAAACTCATAAGAACTTGGTCCATTTCCAACGAGACGTGTTTCAATGCCAAAAGTGTGAAACCCGCTTTATGTCCAAAGTGGAACTCAACGCTCATCTTCCAGTTCATATTCGGAAACGTCTCCGTCAAAAGCCCAACGAGTTTCTGACCGAGGTGGTGAGCATCATCAAGCGTGGCAAGGTCCTGGGTCAACATCAGACCAATATGCCTGATCCAGACTTGGAAAAGCGACCACCAGCCGCCATTCACTCCCATGGAAAGGTGTTTCGACCCGCCATTTACTCCCGGAGCTCTTATACTTGTGGAGAGTGCCAGGAGGCATTCACCTCTTCGAGCGAGCTGATGCTACATTTGGACCTACATCCGGACCCCGAAATGAAGGTCGAGCCCACGGCACCTTCGAGTTCAAAAACTTTCCCATGTGGATTTTGTAAAGAGGCCTTCCCAAGCAAAAAATGGGCCTTGATTCACACCAAGTATCACCATTCTACAGTCAACGCGAGTAAACTGTCCTTGGCTCAAAAGTTCATTCGAACGGGTGTGAACTGTTCGGCTTgtagttcttcttttttgaaattggacgAGTATTATAATCATTTGCTTGAAAATCATGGCTCTGTGGAGCTGCACAAAATACCCTAAAGTTTAATACGATGATTTGATCCTTGAAAATAAAGGCAATTGGATCATCCAGATGTATGGTTCTCACACGTAGCGAAAGGTCTCAATATCTGAAATCGGGTGGTCAAATATGGATAAGAAATCTCGAAGGTCCTCTACGTTTATGCAGAAATGCACTTCCTCGAAAGAGCTTAGCACTAAAAAAGATGATCGAGTAAATTTTCCCGCATCATTATAGAGTTCTTCCGTTTACTtcggattttgaaaaatgttgagaCAATGAGTTGGTAAAATTGTTAAAACGAATAATTCATTACGTTTCCGTCGAACGAGCAgcacagttttttttaaggtAAAGAGCCTCTTTTACATTGTACTATGAACcaaatttggttgaaatgCTGGTTCTTTTTACTTCTAGTCATTTGTACCCAAAACAaggattttgttcaaaaagctgaTGATCATTTGTGATTCAAGCTTTCgaattggcaaagaaattATTTTGGCATTCATCTAAATCGActgctttgaaaatgactCGACAATACGAGAGTACGTGGAAGCTCATCCTGGTTCTTATCGGTAAAATGATTCTTCGAGTGCCAACAATGTCTTGAGGCTCGGCATGTTCACAAGGTTATAGAGAAGCGACACATATCGCAAGGTGTCATCTCAACCGAGCTGGCGATAAATAATACACCAACAATAATCCCTCTATCGTGATCTTCGTAATCGCTTCACGTGCCTCTCAATATATCAACATCCAAGTACTTGGATCCATGCTTTGTCTGGTGATCTTCATCTCAGTTCAGCACTCCTTAAACTCCATTTTCGGCGCCTTAACAATGCCAAGAGTGGTGCCTTTTCTCTTTTAATGGCTTAATttcttcatgaaatatttatgCCTCACTATCGGAGCGGGTCTGAACACTGTCATGACCTTCTAAAGTCAAATTAGTCCCTCGTCTTGATTGGTCGTCGTCATGGACTACTGACAAATGAGccaatttgtcaatttccATCGTTGTAATGCCACACTTACCGCTGCAATCTAGCTTCTATCTACACTTGGGAAGTATGTGAGGCAATACATTGACAGGCTTGGAATGGCAGTAAGTAAGTAGCAAGTTCAATCATCGGTACGAGGTGTTCTTTTTGTGGATATTCAAGTTAATCCAACTTAAAAGCCAAGTCTCACTTGCCAACTCTTTGATGTACAAAGCATTCTTAAGTAGCGTAGAAGTGAGGGTATCCTTTTGAATCCCAGAATATTCATCACCTGAGAGGGCAAATACCTGGAGCACGATCGGCTCTTTGGTTGGTAGCTTAACTACCATTGTTTGTAGCATCCCGATTGATGATCCTCCATGGTCTTGGATAGAGCATCCAACATGAGCGAGAGGTAAAAAAGAGTGCCTCCTGGTCGTTCTTGCATTGAATGCAAGAAAGAAAGGGTTTTTGACCACCGCAAGGGCgatgttcaactttttcttAGTCACTTGATGGATGTGTCCTTTAATGAAGGAGACGTCGCGCAGCGAAGTTTTTGTGTTTGCCACTTTCGAGCACACACTGGGCAATAATATCCCGAGGTAAACAATCGCTTTATGGGACTAAAATATCCACGTTGGGATCCCTTCTCCGTTCCCCTCAATCaaaggtggatggatggatggctggaTGGTGCTGTGCGAACTGGATCGTAAATGGCGGCTAATTGAAACTTGGCCACTATTTTATCAGTTCCCCTCAACACACCAGCTCTTGAAACCACAGGTACTTGGAAGTATTTTTGGAAATCACCAGAATCTTGACATATTGTCAAACTCCTGGAGGCACGTCGATGTTCTCGGACCATCCATCGTCATTCTTGGCGGGCATACCGGTCTCTGCGAACGAATCTgtaagtgagtgtgtgtgcgtgtgaaTGTGCGGCGTGTCCCTATGGGCCTATGTACCTATGGTGAGTTAGCTCATACCATACGGGAAGTCGGTTCGTTATTGCGCTTTAATGTGCAGTGTATGAGCAAGGATCATTTGTCTGCTTGTCATATCGTGAAGTGTTTCAGGCAGATTTCCACGCATTAGTGGTTTATTCCCCGTTGTTCATTTCCTCGTTACAGATCGATCTGACAAATACCAATGGCAATGTTTGTCTTGCCGAATCGATCATGAGCTGCatcaatgttctttcattatCTGTCTAACAGAAATGGCAAGGCAATCATCCTAAGAGTCTCGATGGATCACTACCACAGTACTGCATACAGTATATAGTAGTACCTACGGCGGGATTACATCTAGTCGGTCTCCTACGTACGGATACGATTTGATCGTCTCGAAATCTAAATCGTCTGGATACTTTTGGCTGCTTGTGAGCCTTTTGATCCGAAAGATGCCATTTTTCCGCCCACGGAAGTGAACCCGTCGAACGATCCGAGCTCATGCACAAATAAGTACGACCACTACTGGATACACGGTTTTGGTATGAGTACAATTCTGCGGACCAACTAACTcaaggaacgaacgaaggaagtCGAGGAGGAAAGGAATGAGTGCAGCCGTTTCAGCTCTAATGAACGGGGATGGAAAACATTGCTTAATTTTGCACACACGGACCCGCCCTCCTTAATTTCTCAAATCTCGAGTGgcggacgaggaggacgagacTAAAAACTGAGGGTATTATAGCCAGATGTGGGCTAAAGTCCCGATTCATGATGAGGGCTGGACCGGGCGTTTAAAGGCTTCATTTGTCACCACTCACAGGGCGAGGTGACTGAATTAATTAGAACCGGGAAATGTGCTTCAAAGAGGATCAACGATTAGGACCAAGTTGCCATCCTTGAATACTAACCTGCATGGGCTCAAAGACAAGAAACATATTTTCGTCTTCAGATGTTCTGGGAGGAGACCGATGATCAAATGCAGATATTCTAGCCTCATCAGCTGGATATTTTTCGAAGGTCTCTCCTTTTAGCAGGCTCATAACTTGCTCCATGACATGTCAGGACCACCTTTAAGGCTAATTTGTGAGAGGATCCAGGTCAAACCCCCTTACTTCAGACAGCACCTCTTCATGTTTTGAGGAGGCTATCCTTCGCCCTCCAGGAGGAGAAGACagaagacgacgaggaggaagaagaaaggtcAGATCGGGCATAAGATTGATCCTGATATGCGTGCCTGCCCATATTAACAGCCAACCTTGATAATCCTATTTGATCAGCTCCTCATTCGCCTCCAGAATATTTTAGCAATGCGACTTTGCGATGGAAACAGGCTCCCAGTTTGCTTTATGTAAAGAAAAGAAGCACAAGACGACAGGGGTATAGGAGATTGTGCGGATTCATTGGCTTCACCGGTGAGATGAACAAATGATATGATTAAGTGATTCATCATTCCGCTTTTTTACAACATGACGCTGCAATCTGAATCAAGTTCGAGAGCCCACGTGATGATGCCAGAGAAAATTCTCTCGCCTCCAATATGCATAGGATTGATTGGTCGTGTGTAGCAGTTTGTTATTGGTTAGGCCTGTCTCGAGTATTTGGCACTTTGCTTTGGCACCACTAATAACTTGGCGGATGAGGTCGGATAAGACGGCCCCCTCCCATAATATGATCCTCAGATCATTAGCAGCCAATTCAATTTACCAAAGAACGAACAAACGCAGAACTAAAAGGGGGCCCGTTGTTAATGAGTATATTCAGGGCCTTTCCAAGAGTAACGATGTGACAGGGCTGCTGATAAATTTACTTCCCGAATCCACCGAAGGTGATTCATGGCGGGTAAATGGCATTTTAATTGTCCTTCGCTTCATGATAAACGCCTCGTATTCTCACCTGACTCAAGGAGGGACCTTTCTGTCCAGGCTGGACATCGGCACACTTTTCAGATCTCAATCTATTTTTGTACACTCACAATGGATCAAAGCATTTTCCATGACGGGATGACCTGTGCGTGATGAATGCCCCATCTTGGATGTTGGCAAGAGGTTTTAGATCACATCCGCCCGATACAAAGACAATGTCCATTGAAAACTACAAAA from Tigriopus californicus strain San Diego chromosome 5, Tcal_SD_v2.1, whole genome shotgun sequence carries:
- the LOC131881245 gene encoding zinc finger protein 268-like, encoding MNSEREIKQEKTVDEEDEEDQEMYKDDEDDDDERGNPTECNFCNKFFPNASDLETHKNLVHFQRDVFQCQKCETRFMSKVELNAHLPVHIRKRLRQKPNEFLTEVVSIIKRGKVLGQHQTNMPDPDLEKRPPAAIHSHGKVFRPAIYSRSSYTCGECQEAFTSSSELMLHLDLHPDPEMKVEPTAPSSSKTFPCGFCKEAFPSKKWALIHTKYHHSTVNASKLSLAQKFIRTGVNCSACSSSFLKLDEYYNHLLENHGSVELHKIP